A window of Caretta caretta isolate rCarCar2 chromosome 13, rCarCar1.hap1, whole genome shotgun sequence contains these coding sequences:
- the GMEB2 gene encoding glucocorticoid modulatory element-binding protein 2 isoform X2, which translates to MAEEDDSLEAEIVYPITCGDSKANLIWRKFVCPGINVKCVQYDDHLISPKEFVHLAGKSTLKDWKRAIRMNGIMLRKIMDSGELDFYQHTKVCSNTCRSTKIDLTGARVSLTSQTSTEYIPLTPASADVNGSPATITIETCEEASDWTTSIGDDTFAFWRGLKDAGLLEEVIEEFHQELVETMKGLQQRVQDPPLQLSDAVLLNNIVQNFGMLDLVKKVLASHKCQMDRSREQYTRDLAALEQQCDEHRKRAKELKHKSQHLNNVLMTLTPVSIPAPLKRPRLTRATSGPAAITSQVLAQSAQIALAPGVPVSQLANLPLSKVVSALPASVLGKSTSQAPSASSPASPLLGGYTVLASSGSSFPNTVEIHPDASNLTVLSTAAIQDGSTVVKVVSPFQLLTLPGLGTTIQNVTQMAPSGSTIVTVPSSAIEDATASDEHTTTIEVTTVAEEPEQK; encoded by the exons ATGGCTGAAGAGGACGACAGCTTGGAGGCTGAGATTGTTTATCCCATCACCTGCGGAGATAGTAAAGCCAACCTGATATGGAGGAAGTTCGTGTGCCCAGGCATTAATGTGAAATGTGTTCAG TATGATGATCACCTAATTAGTCCCAAAGAGTTTGTCCACTTGGCTGGGAAGTCAACCCTGAAGGACTGGAAGCGAGCAATCCGGATGAATGGGATCATGCTCAG GAAGATCATGGACTCCGGAGAGCTGGATTTCTACCAACATACCAAGGTCTGTTCAAACACCTGCCGAAGCACTAAAATTGACCTGACTGGAGCCAGAGTATCTCTGACCAGCCAGACGTCGACAGAGTACattcctctcacccctgcctctgCAGATG TAAATGGATCTCCTGCTACAATCACCATAGAAACTTGTGAGGAAGCCAGTGATTGGACCACTAGCATTGGAG ATGACACATTTGCATTCTGGCGTGGTCTGAAGGAtgcagggctgctggaagaagTGATCGAAGAGTTTCACCAGGAGCTTGTGGAGACCATGAAGGGATTACAGCAGCGGGTCCAGGATCCTCCCTTACAGCTCAGTG atgCTGTCTTACTCAACAACATAGTCCAGAATTTCGGCATGCTGGACCTGGTAAAGAAAGTTCTAGCTAGCCACAAGTGCCAGATGGATCGCTCAAGAGAACAATACACACGGGATTTAGCAG CATTGGAGCAGCAATGTGACGAGCACCGCAAGCGAGCAAAGGAGCTGAAGCACAAATCGCAGCACCTCAACAACGTGCTGATGACTCTGACTCCAGTCTCCATCCCAGCACCTTTAAAACGCCCCAGACTTACCAGGGCCACATCTGGGCCAGCTGCTATCACCTCTCAAGTCCTGGCCCAGTCAGCACAAATTGCCTTGGCCCCAGGAGTGCCCGTCTCTCAGCTGGCCAACCTCCCTCTCAGCAAAGTGGTGTCCGCCCTTCCAGCCTCAGTGCTTGGAAAAAGTACATCGCAGGCACCCTCAGCCAGCTCCCCGGCCTCACCGTTATTGGGAGGATACACCGTACTGGCTTCCTCAGGCTCTAGTTTCCCCAACACTGTTGAGATCCATCCCGACGCTTCCAACCTGACAGTCCTCAGCACAGCAGCCATACAAGATGGCAGCACTGTGGTGAAAGTGGTGAGCCCTTTTCAGCTGCTCACCCTCCCGGGACTAGGCACCACCATACAGAACGTAACACAAATGGCTCCCAGTGGGAGCACGATTGTGACGGTGCCGTCTAGCGCCATTGAGGATGCCACGGCATCAGACGAACATACCACCACCATCGAGGTGACAACAGTGGCAGAAGAGCCAGAGCAGAAATGA
- the GMEB2 gene encoding glucocorticoid modulatory element-binding protein 2 isoform X1, whose translation MATPDVSVHMEEVVVVTTPDNVVDGSGVEEVKTVLVTTNLSQHGGDLNEDTLETENAAAAAAAAFTASTHLKEAVLVKMAEEDDSLEAEIVYPITCGDSKANLIWRKFVCPGINVKCVQYDDHLISPKEFVHLAGKSTLKDWKRAIRMNGIMLRKIMDSGELDFYQHTKVCSNTCRSTKIDLTGARVSLTSQTSTEYIPLTPASADVNGSPATITIETCEEASDWTTSIGDDTFAFWRGLKDAGLLEEVIEEFHQELVETMKGLQQRVQDPPLQLSDAVLLNNIVQNFGMLDLVKKVLASHKCQMDRSREQYTRDLAALEQQCDEHRKRAKELKHKSQHLNNVLMTLTPVSIPAPLKRPRLTRATSGPAAITSQVLAQSAQIALAPGVPVSQLANLPLSKVVSALPASVLGKSTSQAPSASSPASPLLGGYTVLASSGSSFPNTVEIHPDASNLTVLSTAAIQDGSTVVKVVSPFQLLTLPGLGTTIQNVTQMAPSGSTIVTVPSSAIEDATASDEHTTTIEVTTVAEEPEQK comes from the exons TGGCGACCTAAATGAAGACACTCTGGAGACTGAAAATGCAGCTGCTGCAGCCGCTGCTGCCTTCACAGCTTCCACACACCTGAAAGAAGCTGTCTTAG TGAAGATGGCTGAAGAGGACGACAGCTTGGAGGCTGAGATTGTTTATCCCATCACCTGCGGAGATAGTAAAGCCAACCTGATATGGAGGAAGTTCGTGTGCCCAGGCATTAATGTGAAATGTGTTCAG TATGATGATCACCTAATTAGTCCCAAAGAGTTTGTCCACTTGGCTGGGAAGTCAACCCTGAAGGACTGGAAGCGAGCAATCCGGATGAATGGGATCATGCTCAG GAAGATCATGGACTCCGGAGAGCTGGATTTCTACCAACATACCAAGGTCTGTTCAAACACCTGCCGAAGCACTAAAATTGACCTGACTGGAGCCAGAGTATCTCTGACCAGCCAGACGTCGACAGAGTACattcctctcacccctgcctctgCAGATG TAAATGGATCTCCTGCTACAATCACCATAGAAACTTGTGAGGAAGCCAGTGATTGGACCACTAGCATTGGAG ATGACACATTTGCATTCTGGCGTGGTCTGAAGGAtgcagggctgctggaagaagTGATCGAAGAGTTTCACCAGGAGCTTGTGGAGACCATGAAGGGATTACAGCAGCGGGTCCAGGATCCTCCCTTACAGCTCAGTG atgCTGTCTTACTCAACAACATAGTCCAGAATTTCGGCATGCTGGACCTGGTAAAGAAAGTTCTAGCTAGCCACAAGTGCCAGATGGATCGCTCAAGAGAACAATACACACGGGATTTAGCAG CATTGGAGCAGCAATGTGACGAGCACCGCAAGCGAGCAAAGGAGCTGAAGCACAAATCGCAGCACCTCAACAACGTGCTGATGACTCTGACTCCAGTCTCCATCCCAGCACCTTTAAAACGCCCCAGACTTACCAGGGCCACATCTGGGCCAGCTGCTATCACCTCTCAAGTCCTGGCCCAGTCAGCACAAATTGCCTTGGCCCCAGGAGTGCCCGTCTCTCAGCTGGCCAACCTCCCTCTCAGCAAAGTGGTGTCCGCCCTTCCAGCCTCAGTGCTTGGAAAAAGTACATCGCAGGCACCCTCAGCCAGCTCCCCGGCCTCACCGTTATTGGGAGGATACACCGTACTGGCTTCCTCAGGCTCTAGTTTCCCCAACACTGTTGAGATCCATCCCGACGCTTCCAACCTGACAGTCCTCAGCACAGCAGCCATACAAGATGGCAGCACTGTGGTGAAAGTGGTGAGCCCTTTTCAGCTGCTCACCCTCCCGGGACTAGGCACCACCATACAGAACGTAACACAAATGGCTCCCAGTGGGAGCACGATTGTGACGGTGCCGTCTAGCGCCATTGAGGATGCCACGGCATCAGACGAACATACCACCACCATCGAGGTGACAACAGTGGCAGAAGAGCCAGAGCAGAAATGA